Proteins from one Primulina huaijiensis isolate GDHJ02 chromosome 18, ASM1229523v2, whole genome shotgun sequence genomic window:
- the LOC140964954 gene encoding WAT1-related protein At3g28050-like produces MALRQWPWMETSLPFVGMISAVSALAISMIISKMAMSKGTSFYSLSVYSNGLATLTLFPTAFLFHRSKVPPLSFPVLWRIFLLAMFGCFAEIGSYAGINYSSPTLGTALLNLVPAFTFILAIIFRMEEIDWRRISSIAKLGGTAVSIAGAFVVTFYKGPALLNRPLSSGFHSQLYLSSEPNWVLGGVLLSFSAFLTASWCILQASILQMYPAEMFIVAFYCLFVTIQASLVSLIVQRDATSWKIETVVGLTAILYSAMINIAFRLYVTAWCIWKRGPLFVSLFKPSTIIIVVFIGVVFMNDVFYLGSLVGALILTVGFYGVIWGKTKEGDTNRSTVLSDNRIPLLQEKIQV; encoded by the exons ATGGCGCTGAGGCAGTGGCCATGGATGGAGACCTCGCTGCCTTTCGTAGGCATGATTTCTGCAGTTTCTGCTTTAGCCATCAGCATGATAATAAGCAAGATGGCCATGTCCAAAGGCACAAGCTTTTACAGTTTATCTGTGTATTCTAATGGTTTAGCCACTCTTACTCTTTTTCCAACCGCCTTTCTTTTTCACAG GTCAAAGGTCCCACCTTTATCTTTTCCTGTTCTCTGGAGAATTTTCTTACTTGCTATGTTTGG aTGTTTTGCAGAGATTGGCAGTTATGCTGGCATAAACTATAGCTCTCCAACACTTGGTACCGCGTTGTTGAATCTGGTACCAGCATTCACGTTCATCCTTGCCATTATTTTCAG AATGGAAGAAATAGATTGGAGAAGGATAAGTAGCATCGCGAAGTTGGGTGGCACTGCCGTCTCCATTGCCGGAGCATTTGTTGTCACTTTCTATAAGGGACCAGCATTACTCAATAGGCCGTTGAGTTCTGGATTTCATTCACAACTTTATTTGTCGTCAGAACCAAATTGGGTTCTGGGAGGAGTTTTGCTTTCTTTCTCAGCTTTCCTCACTGCATCCTGGTGCATATTACAG GCTTCCATACTGCAGATGTACCCGGCTGAGATGTTCATAGTCGCTTTTTACTGCCTTTTTGTAACTATTCAAGCTTCACTTGTTTCTCTCATTGTTCAAAGAGATGCAACTTCTTGGAAAATCGAAACAGTTGTAGGATTAACTGCAATTCTTTATTCG GCAATGATTAATATAGCGTTCAGGCTCTATGTGACTGCTTGGTGCATATGGAAGAGAGGTCCCCTCTTTGTTTCTCTATTTAAGCCTTCAACAATTATCATAGTGGTTTTCATTGGAGTCGTCTTTATGAACGATGTTTTCTACCTCGGAAG TTTGGTTGGTGCATTGATATTGACTGTCGGTTTCTACGGTGTAATATGGGGGAAAACTAAAGAAGGGGACACGAACAGGAGCACAGTTTTATCAGACAATAGGATCCCTCTATTGCAAGAAAAGATCCAAGTGTGA